AAAATGCAAGATTTATTCTGCTCAAATCATCCGCTTTTACAATAAAATGCTGATAAAATAATAAGACTATAAAAATCAGTGAGCCAATCCAAAACAATAATCCAAAACTTCCATAAAATCCAACAAAAACAATCAAAAGAGCTACAATAATATGTATTGAAAACGAAACTTTCAAGGCTTTAGGTTTCCCTAAAAAAGCTGGTATCGACTTAAGGTTTTCCAGATTATCAAATTCTTCGTCCTGAAGAGCATAAATAATATCGAAACCACTTACCCAAAAAAGTACTACAAACGAAAAAAGCACAGGCAATAGTGCAAATTGCTCACTCACAGACAGGTATGCCCCGATTGGAGCAAGCGAAAGTCCCAAACCTAAAATAAAATGACAGATTGAAGTATATTTTTTTGTGAGGCTATAAGCAAGAATTATAAATAATGCAACAGGCGAAAGCCAAAAAACCAATTCATTTATAAAAAAAGTTGACGAAACGAACAGCAACGAATTTATTATTACAAATAATATTGCAGATTTTTCTTTAATAATTCCTGCAGGAATTTCTCGATTTGTTGTCCTCGGATTTTTTTTGTCTATTTTTCTGTCGGCAAAACGGTTGAAGCCCATTGCTGCATTACGTGCAAAAATCATACATAAAACGATGAAAATAAGAATTTTCCAATCAAAAGAATTTTCAGTTTGATTTATTGCAAGAAAAAACCCAATCATTGCAAATGGCATTGCAAAAATTGTATGACTAAATTTTACTAAGGATAAATAATTTTTTATTTGCATTAATGAATTTTTATTTAAAATTTCAGGTAAATCTAATTTGCTATTTTCAGAAAACAGGAAATAACAAAAAAGTCCATCAAATACTTGACAGACTTTACTTTTTCAATATTTATTTTGAAATATCAATCCTTCTTATTAGCAATATTATTGTTGATGCTCAAAAAATCAGTATCAACAATACGAGTTAAAATTACTTACTGAAAATTGGTTCATTAAACCTGAACTTCCTGAGTATTTTCCATACCCATTTTTATTGCACTTTCGTTTAGTGGAATTAATTTGTGATAGCGTTCGGGTAACGATTTTTTAAGACCTTTTATCACATTTTCCATTTTAACTATTGGCTTAATTTTCAAATATGCACCCAGAACAATCATATTAAAAATCTTAGTATTTCCCATTTCGGAAGCTTTTTTTGCTCCTTCGATAGTGTAGATTTTAATATCTTTTCTTGTCGGATGTTTTGTAATTCCGTTTGGGTCGTATAAAAGTACGCCTCCCGTTTTCACGGTTGATTCGAATTTATCCATCGACTGCTGATTAAGGATAATTGCCGTATCAAAGAAGTTTAAGATTGGCGAACTAATCCTTTCGTCGCTCAAAATAACAATAACATTGGCAGTTCCACCACGCATTTCAGGACCATACGATGGCATCCAGCTTACTTCTTGTTCTTGCATTATCCCAGAATAACCAAGAATTTTTCCCATAGATAAAACTCCTTGGCCACCAAATCCGGCTATTATAATTTCTTCGGTCATTTTATATTTTTTTATTTGTTATTCTATTCAATCTGAGAACTATTTAACAAAATTCCCATCTACTTTAATATCTCCTAAAGGATAGAAAGGAAACATGTTTTCTACCATCCATTCGTTCGATTTTACTGGTGTCATTTTCCACCCCGAATTGCAATTCGAAACTACTTCAACAAAAGAAACTCCATTGTTTAGTTTTTGGTTTTCAAATGCTTTTCTGATTGCTTTTTTTGTTTTTCGGGCATTTCCCGGAGTATGAACTGCTTGTCTGGTTACAAAATTTGTTCCGGGCAATTGCGCAACTAATTCAGT
The Bacteroidota bacterium DNA segment above includes these coding regions:
- a CDS encoding UbiA family prenyltransferase; this translates as MQIKNYLSLVKFSHTIFAMPFAMIGFFLAINQTENSFDWKILIFIVLCMIFARNAAMGFNRFADRKIDKKNPRTTNREIPAGIIKEKSAILFVIINSLLFVSSTFFINELVFWLSPVALFIILAYSLTKKYTSICHFILGLGLSLAPIGAYLSVSEQFALLPVLFSFVVLFWVSGFDIIYALQDEEFDNLENLKSIPAFLGKPKALKVSFSIHIIVALLIVFVGFYGSFGLLFWIGSLIFIVLLFYQHFIVKADDLSRINLAFFTTNGIASVVFAIFVIFDFYLKI
- a CDS encoding 2-oxoacid:acceptor oxidoreductase family protein produces the protein MTEEIIIAGFGGQGVLSMGKILGYSGIMQEQEVSWMPSYGPEMRGGTANVIVILSDERISSPILNFFDTAIILNQQSMDKFESTVKTGGVLLYDPNGITKHPTRKDIKIYTIEGAKKASEMGNTKIFNMIVLGAYLKIKPIVKMENVIKGLKKSLPERYHKLIPLNESAIKMGMENTQEVQV